One segment of Vicugna pacos chromosome 30, VicPac4, whole genome shotgun sequence DNA contains the following:
- the LOC116278460 gene encoding olfactory receptor 4C3D-like — MRIRTRLPDLLTRLNNVTEFVLLGLTQNPYLQKILFIVFLFSFVFTMLANLLMVISISLSPSLSAPMYFFLTYLSFIDTSFTSVTTPKMLIDLLCQRKTISWGGCLAQLFVEHFLAASEVIVLVAMAYDRYVAICKPLHYTTIMQLGLCRLLMVVAWIGGIVHATLQILLADDLTFCGPNVIDHFMCDFFSLLKLSRDTYRLGVVVAVNSGGMCLLIFFMLLISYIVILCSLKSRGSEGRHKALSTCGSHFTAVVLYFVPCIFIYTRPVATYPADKLVSVFYSVLTPMLNPIIYTVRNTEVKNAMRSLLRRRVT; from the coding sequence ATCTCCTCACCCGCCTGAACAATGTGACTGAGTTTGTTCTCTTGGGACTCACACAGAATCCATACTTACAGAAGATACTCTTCATTGtctttttgttcagttttgtatTTACCATGCTGGCCAATCTGCTCATGGTCATTAGCATCTCCCTCAGCCCTTCACTTTCAGCTCCCATGTACTTCTTTCTCACTTACTTGTCCTTCATAGATACCTCCTTCACCTCTGTCACAACTCCTAAAATGCTCATTGACCTGCTGTGTCAGAGGAAAACCATCTCCTGGGGTGGCTGCCTGGCTCAGCTCTTTGTGGAACACTTCCTGGCTGCATCAGAGGTCATAGTCCTTGTTGcaatggcctatgaccgctatgtggccatctgcaagcctctGCACTACACGACCATCATGCAACTGGGGCTCTGCCGGTTGCTGATGGTGGTGGCCTGGATTGGGGGGATTGTGCATGCCACTCTGCAGATTCTTCTTGCAGATGACTTGACCTTCTGTGGTCCCAATGTCATTGACCACTTCATGTGTGATTTCTTCTCACTATTGAAACTTTCCCGCGACACCTACAGACTTGGAGTGGTGGTGGCAGTGAACAGCGGGGGCATGTgcttactcatttttttcatgCTGCTCATCTCCTACATAGTCATCCTGTGCTCCCTGAAATCCCGTGGCTCTGAAGGACGGCACAAAGCCCTCTCTACATGTGGCTCCCACTTTACAGCAGTGGTGCTCTATTTTGTGCCTTGTATTTTCATCTACACGCGTCCTGTGGCCACGTATCCTGCAGACAAGTTGGTGAGTGTGTTCTACTCAGTCCTCACTCCCATGTTAAATCCTATCATTTACACAGTGAGAAACACAGAGGTGAAAAACGCCATGAGGAGTTTGTTGAGGAGGAGAGTAACTTAG